In Metopolophium dirhodum isolate CAU chromosome 7, ASM1992520v1, whole genome shotgun sequence, one genomic interval encodes:
- the LOC132948656 gene encoding mitochondrial tRNA methylthiotransferase CDK5RAP1 isoform X2: MILKKINVAYRYSRLISKHKSIVLLHTTNIVKSCSTTIKKKNEYKFDGPSLKDFIAKDLPQEQIELVNNEDKIPYVDDMVDLGQNRKVYIEVYGCQMNVNDAEIVWSILQNEGYIKTNSIYEADVILLVTCAIRDGAENKIWTRIKQLRSVKRWRGCMAERLKEKLVNDSKGAVDLVAGPDSYRDLPRLLAKTEAGQKAINVLLSFDETYAEIKPVKLNDDNVTAYVSIMRGCDNMCTYCIVPFTRGRERSRPVESILDEIKYLSEKGFKEVTLLGQNVNSYRDLSTSSFFMPSTNTLASGFKTVYKEKKGGVRFAELLNRVSDVDPEMRIRFTSPHPKDFPDEVLDIILEKPNVCKNLHLPAQCGSTEVLEKMRRGYTRESYLSLAQHIRDRLPGVTYSSDFIAGFCGETDEEFEDTISLMETVKYHNAFLFAYSMREKTTAYRRYKDDVPHEIKVERVKKMFNVFRRDAEILNKQFVNTEQLMLVEGESRRGPSDLCGRTDGNIKVIIPNTKLPLEESSLNQDIKPGDYITVKIIESNSQVLKGMPLKHTSLREYENNKNKNNTNIY; encoded by the exons atgattttaaaaaaaatcaatgtggCTTATCGTTACTCCAGATTAATTTCGAAACACAAAAGTATCGTATTATTACACacaacaaatattgtaaaaagttgtagcacaactattaaaaaaaaaaatgaatacaaatttgATGGACCGAGTTTAAAAGACTTTATTGCAAAAGATTTACCTCAAGAACAAATTGAGCTTGTTAATAATGAAGATAAAATTCCATATGTGGATGATATGGTTGATTTAGGACAAAATAGAAAag TATATATTGAAGTATATGGTTGTCAAATGAACGTTAATGATGCTGAAATTGTATGGTCTATATTACAAAATGAAGGTTACATTAAAACAAACAGTATTTATGAAGCAGATGTAATTTTACTTGTAACATGTGCTATTCGTGATGgtgctgaaaataaaatatggacaCGTATTAAACAATTACGGTCAGTTAAACGATGGAGAG GTTGTATGGCAGAGCGATTAAAAGAGAAACTGGTGAATGATTCAAAGGGAGCTGTAGATCTTGTAGCTGGTCCTGATAGTTACAGGGACTTGCCAAGACTTTTAGCTAAAACTGAAGCCGGACAAAAAGCAATTAATGTCTTACTTTCGTTTGATGAAACTTATGCTGAAATAAAACCTGTTAAGTTAAACGATGACAATGTTACTGCATATgt atCTATAATGCGAGGTTGTGATAACATGTGTACTTATTGTATTGTTCCTTTTACCAGAGGTCGTGAACGCTCTAGGCCTGTTGAATCAATATTAGatgaaatcaaatatttatcagAAAAAGGCTTCAAGGAAGTAACTCTTTTgg gtcaAAATGTTAATAGCTATCGTGATTTGAGTACTTCTTCATTTTTTATGCCTTCAACTAATACATTAGCATCAGGatttaaaactgtttacaaAGAGAAGAAAGGTGGTGTTCGATTTGCTGAACTACTAAATAGAGTATCCGATGTTGATCCGGAAATGCGAATAAGATTTACTTCACCACATCCAAAAGATTTTCCTGATgaa GTCTTGGATATTATTTTGGAGAAACCTAATGTATgcaaaaatttacatttaccaGCTCAATGTGGAAGTACAGAAGTTTTGGAGAAAATGAGAAGAGGTTACACACGTGAATCGTATTTAAGCTTGGCTCAACATATAAGAGATCGACTACCCGGTGTAACATATTCTAGTGATTTCATAGCAGGTTTTTGTGGTGAAACTGATGAAGAATTTGAAGATACTATTAGCTTGATGGAAActgtaaaatatcataatgcTTTCTTATTTGCATACAGTATGAGAGAA AAAACAACAGCATATCGTCGTTATAAAGATGATGTTCCACATGAAATTAAAGTAGAAAGAGTAAAAAAGatgtttaatgtatttagaAGAGATGCagaaattttaaacaaacaatttgTTAATACTGAACAGCTTATGTTGGTTGAAGGT gAAAGTCGTAGAGGCCCATCTGATCTATGTGGACGAACAGATGGAaacataaaagttattattcCAAATACTAAATTACCACTTGAAGAATCATCGTTAAATCAAGACATTAAACCTGGTGATTATATTACAGTAAAG ataatTGAATCAAACTCGCAAGTATTAAAAGGCATGCCTCTGAAACATACAAGTCTCCGAgagtatgaaaataataaaaataaaaataataccaacaTTTATTAA
- the LOC132948656 gene encoding mitochondrial tRNA methylthiotransferase CDK5RAP1 isoform X1 — protein sequence MILKKINVAYRYSRLISKHKSIVLLHTTNIVKSCSTTIKKKNEYKFDGPSLKDFIAKDLPQEQIELVNNEDKIPYVDDMVDLGQNRKVYIEVYGCQMNVNDAEIVWSILQNEGYIKTNSIYEADVILLVTCAIRDGAENKIWTRIKQLRSVKRWRGKLDPLKIGILGCMAERLKEKLVNDSKGAVDLVAGPDSYRDLPRLLAKTEAGQKAINVLLSFDETYAEIKPVKLNDDNVTAYVSIMRGCDNMCTYCIVPFTRGRERSRPVESILDEIKYLSEKGFKEVTLLGQNVNSYRDLSTSSFFMPSTNTLASGFKTVYKEKKGGVRFAELLNRVSDVDPEMRIRFTSPHPKDFPDEVLDIILEKPNVCKNLHLPAQCGSTEVLEKMRRGYTRESYLSLAQHIRDRLPGVTYSSDFIAGFCGETDEEFEDTISLMETVKYHNAFLFAYSMREKTTAYRRYKDDVPHEIKVERVKKMFNVFRRDAEILNKQFVNTEQLMLVEGESRRGPSDLCGRTDGNIKVIIPNTKLPLEESSLNQDIKPGDYITVKIIESNSQVLKGMPLKHTSLREYENNKNKNNTNIY from the exons atgattttaaaaaaaatcaatgtggCTTATCGTTACTCCAGATTAATTTCGAAACACAAAAGTATCGTATTATTACACacaacaaatattgtaaaaagttgtagcacaactattaaaaaaaaaaatgaatacaaatttgATGGACCGAGTTTAAAAGACTTTATTGCAAAAGATTTACCTCAAGAACAAATTGAGCTTGTTAATAATGAAGATAAAATTCCATATGTGGATGATATGGTTGATTTAGGACAAAATAGAAAag TATATATTGAAGTATATGGTTGTCAAATGAACGTTAATGATGCTGAAATTGTATGGTCTATATTACAAAATGAAGGTTACATTAAAACAAACAGTATTTATGAAGCAGATGTAATTTTACTTGTAACATGTGCTATTCGTGATGgtgctgaaaataaaatatggacaCGTATTAAACAATTACGGTCAGTTAAACGATGGAGAGGTAAATTAGATCCattaaaaattggaattttag GTTGTATGGCAGAGCGATTAAAAGAGAAACTGGTGAATGATTCAAAGGGAGCTGTAGATCTTGTAGCTGGTCCTGATAGTTACAGGGACTTGCCAAGACTTTTAGCTAAAACTGAAGCCGGACAAAAAGCAATTAATGTCTTACTTTCGTTTGATGAAACTTATGCTGAAATAAAACCTGTTAAGTTAAACGATGACAATGTTACTGCATATgt atCTATAATGCGAGGTTGTGATAACATGTGTACTTATTGTATTGTTCCTTTTACCAGAGGTCGTGAACGCTCTAGGCCTGTTGAATCAATATTAGatgaaatcaaatatttatcagAAAAAGGCTTCAAGGAAGTAACTCTTTTgg gtcaAAATGTTAATAGCTATCGTGATTTGAGTACTTCTTCATTTTTTATGCCTTCAACTAATACATTAGCATCAGGatttaaaactgtttacaaAGAGAAGAAAGGTGGTGTTCGATTTGCTGAACTACTAAATAGAGTATCCGATGTTGATCCGGAAATGCGAATAAGATTTACTTCACCACATCCAAAAGATTTTCCTGATgaa GTCTTGGATATTATTTTGGAGAAACCTAATGTATgcaaaaatttacatttaccaGCTCAATGTGGAAGTACAGAAGTTTTGGAGAAAATGAGAAGAGGTTACACACGTGAATCGTATTTAAGCTTGGCTCAACATATAAGAGATCGACTACCCGGTGTAACATATTCTAGTGATTTCATAGCAGGTTTTTGTGGTGAAACTGATGAAGAATTTGAAGATACTATTAGCTTGATGGAAActgtaaaatatcataatgcTTTCTTATTTGCATACAGTATGAGAGAA AAAACAACAGCATATCGTCGTTATAAAGATGATGTTCCACATGAAATTAAAGTAGAAAGAGTAAAAAAGatgtttaatgtatttagaAGAGATGCagaaattttaaacaaacaatttgTTAATACTGAACAGCTTATGTTGGTTGAAGGT gAAAGTCGTAGAGGCCCATCTGATCTATGTGGACGAACAGATGGAaacataaaagttattattcCAAATACTAAATTACCACTTGAAGAATCATCGTTAAATCAAGACATTAAACCTGGTGATTATATTACAGTAAAG ataatTGAATCAAACTCGCAAGTATTAAAAGGCATGCCTCTGAAACATACAAGTCTCCGAgagtatgaaaataataaaaataaaaataataccaacaTTTATTAA